A stretch of DNA from Brevibacterium ihuae:
GCCTGCTCGAGCGCCGCCGGCGGCACGCGCAGGAGCCGCATTCGGTGCCCGAGGGGCTGTTGCGGCTCAGCGTCGGGATCGAGCACGTCGACGATCTGTGGGCCGACCTCTCGGGTGCGCTCGACGTCGCCCTCGGCTGACGCGGGGGCGGCGGCAGCCACCCCCCGCGGCTCGCCTGCGGCAGGCGGGATCTTCCTCGTGCGGTACGCCTGTGCGGTCGGTGACCCCGGGGCGGGCCTTTACCCGGCCCGGCCGGTTCATTAGACTCGCCATAGTGAACGTTTGATCAGTGCCGGGCGATGGAACGCCGACGCAGAGGTCGGGGCGCCGCCGGTGCGCAACAGAGGAGTTGCCGTGGACCTGGAATTCGAGCTCGCCCGCACCCACCTGCCGATCGCCGGCGTCTACCGCCACGCCCATGAGATGCCCGAGCGCACCGCGCTCGTCGCCGGCGACACGGTCATCTCCTACGGCGAGCTGCTCGAGCGGGTGCAGGCGACCGCCGCGCGGCTCACCGCCGCCGGGGTGGGCCGGGGCGACCGCGTCGCGCTCGTCGCCGGCAACGCCGCCGAGTTCGCTGTCGTGCCCTATGCCGCCTACCTCATCGGCGCGATCATCGTGCCGGTGAACTTCCGCCTCGCTGCCGGGGAGATCGCCTACATCCTCGACAACTGCGAGCCCTCGGTCGTCGTCGCCGACGCGGAGCGCGCCGAGGTCACCCGGACCGCGCTCGGCGCACCCGTCGTCGGGCGCGCGGGCGGACCGGCCCCGGAGCTCATCGACCTGCTCGAGATCACCGCTCCCGCAGACGAGTCGCTCACCGCGCCCGACCCCGTGGTGTGCTCGATCGACGACGACCAGGCGATCATGTACACCTCGGGCACCACGGGACGCCCGAAGGGGGCGGTGCTCACCTATTCGAACTTCCTCGCCACGACCATGCGCTCCTCCGCCTCGTGGCAATACGTGCCCGGAGCGGACGCGGTCCTCATCGCGTCGCCGATGTTCCACATCGCCGCCTTCAACGTGCTCACGACGAACATCGCCAACGGCGCCACCTCGGTCATCACCCCGTCGACGGGCTTCGACGCCGGCCACCTCCTCGACGTCATGGCCGAGCACCACGTGACCCGGACCTTCATGGTCCCGGCGCAGTGGCAGCTCATCGTCGACGAGCAGCGCCGCAACCCCCGGCAGGTCGACCTCCGCTTCTACAGCTGGGGTGCGGCCCCGGCCACCGAGGCGCTGCTCACCGCGATGGGGGAGACCTTCCCCGAGGCGAGCTCCCAGGCTGCGTTCGGGCAGACCGAGACCACGGCCTGCGGGGTCTCGCTCTCGCACGAGGACTCGCTGCGCAAGCTCGGCTCGGTGGGTCTGCCGGACCGCAACTACTCGATCCGGGTGGTCGATCCGGAGATGAATGACGTGCCGCGCGGGGAGGTCGGTGAGATCGTCTACCGCGGGCCGGGCGTGATGAGCCGCTTCTGGAACAACGAGGCGGCTACGGCCGAGGCGTTCGCCGGCGGCTGGTTCCATTCGGGGGACCTCGTGCGGCAGGACGAGGAGGGGTTCCTCTATGTCGTCGACCGGGTCAAGGACATGATCATCTCCGGCGGGGAGAACATCTACTGCGCGGAGCTCGAGAACGTCATCGCCTGGCATCCGAAGGTCGCCGAGGTCGCGGTCGTCGGCCGGGCCGACGAGAAGTGGGGCGAGGTGCCGGTGGCGATGATCGTGCCGCGATCCGATGACGATGCGCCGACGCTCGAGGAGATCCGGGAGTTCTGCGACGGGAAGCTCGCCCGCTACAAGCTGCCCAAGGACATCGTCGTCAAGGACGCCTTCCCGCGCTCCGGCACCGGGAAGATCCAGAAGACCGTGCTCCGCGACGAGGTGTGAAGCGGGGCATCCGCCCGGGTGAGAGTGCAATTTCGGAAGGTTTCGCGCTCAGGAACCTTCGAAAATTGAGGTCTCAGTGGGGGCGGTGGGGGAGCATGGTCTGCTCGAACAGCACCGCGCCGAGGTCGTCGTAGCTCGCATCCTCCGGGTACCATTCGGGCATCCGGGTGAACTCCCCGCCGTCGGTGTGGCCGAGCTCCTCGATCTGCTCGGCCCATGCCCGCGCGGCCTGGTCGAGCCGCGCCGGGACCTCGGGTACTCTGGCGTCCTCCGCGGTGCGGGTGCTGAGCTGGCCGGCGTGCTCGGCGATCGCCGACTGCACGTCCGCATCGAAGGGTCGGACCGAACCGCCGGCGGTTAGGGCCTGCTCGACCGCCACGGCCTTCGCCCCGATGACGAGCTCGGTCATCGTGCTGAACGCCGTCGCCATGGAATCGAAGATCACCTGCTGGTAGGCCAGCGGCAGCTCGGAGTAGGTCTTCCCCGCGACATAGGCGCCGGCGGCGCGGGAGAACCCGGCCTCCGTCGTGTAGCCGATGTGCGGGGCGACCTCGAAGGTGCCGGCCTCGACGTTGGGGGCGAGCTGTCCGAGGTCGCAGTCGACGGTGCCGCGCTGGAGCGCCTCGTAGGTCTCGGGGAACGACAGCGACACCGGTGAGGCGCCGAGCTCCGTGACCTGCTCGCCGGCGGCCGCGGAACCGATCCGCATCTGCGTGCCCTGCCAGTCGGCGCGCCCGGTGAGCGCCTCGGAGCACATCGTCGAGTACCCGCCGGAGGCGAGCAGCGGGATGAGAGGGACGAGGTCCTTGTCTGCGAACTCCGCGAGCACCTCGGGCGTGTCCCACCCGGCCTGCACCCCGGCGGCGTTCGTCGTGAGGTCCCCGGAGACCGGGGAGGACGGCAGCGTCGACATCGCGGTGCCGATCGCGTCGAAGGCCGGGTACTCGGTCGGGGCGTAGGACGGCAGGGTGTAGGCGAGGTCGACCCGGCCGTCGGCGAGCGCGTCGTCGATCTCCGCGTACGAGGCGATCGCCTGCCCCCACACGACGTCGACGGTGATCTTCCCGCCGGAGCGCGTCTCGATCGCTTCCGCGATGTCGGTGCCGTTGGGGCCGAGGATCGACTCCGCCGAGGTCGCGGAGGGCTGGTAGGTGATCGTCACCGGGTCGAGCTCGGCGAGTGCGGCATCCACCTCGGACTGCGCGGCCCCGAACGCGAACCCGGCGCCCGCCTCGGCGGACCCCTGGTCCGCGGCGCCTCCCGCGCCGCCGGCGCACCCGGCGAGCAGGCCGGCGGCGGCGAGGAGTGCGATCCCCGGGCCGGCTCCGCGGCGGGCGAGGGGTGGGGCGATGGTGGCCGGGGTGCGGTGCATGGTTCTCCTAGGGCGTTTGGCGGGCGTGCACCCACCCTATTCCGCAGGTGGGCGATCCGATCGGGCCTGCGGTATGACGATCGCCACAGTCCCGTCTCCGGCTCGCCAGGGCGGTGCCGTGGTCCAGCGCGCACGACGGTGGGCCGTTCCCGGATGATGGGGTCCCTGGACGCGCGCCCGCGGACCCTCCAGGACGCACGACAGCGCCGCCGGAGGGGAGATCCCCTGCCGGCGGCGCCGTTGTGGGTGGACGTGCGTGTACCCGATGAGCGTGCCAGGTCAGTGCATGAGTCGGGTCAGCACATGGGCCCGATCGGTGCGTGAGCCCGATCAGCCCTCGGCGCCCGGACGGTGATCGACGAACGCGTCGTCGTAGACGGCCTGGCCGACCTCGCGGTAGTCGGTCTCGGTGTCGTACCACTCGTCGAAGTCCGCGGTGGAGCCGCCGTCGGTGAAACCGAGCTCCTCGATCTTCTCGGTCCACTGCTGCTCGGATTCCTCGACGCGGCTGGTGATGTCGTCACCGAGGATGCC
This window harbors:
- a CDS encoding C4-dicarboxylate ABC transporter substrate-binding protein; translation: MHRTPATIAPPLARRGAGPGIALLAAAGLLAGCAGGAGGAADQGSAEAGAGFAFGAAQSEVDAALAELDPVTITYQPSATSAESILGPNGTDIAEAIETRSGGKITVDVVWGQAIASYAEIDDALADGRVDLAYTLPSYAPTEYPAFDAIGTAMSTLPSSPVSGDLTTNAAGVQAGWDTPEVLAEFADKDLVPLIPLLASGGYSTMCSEALTGRADWQGTQMRIGSAAAGEQVTELGASPVSLSFPETYEALQRGTVDCDLGQLAPNVEAGTFEVAPHIGYTTEAGFSRAAGAYVAGKTYSELPLAYQQVIFDSMATAFSTMTELVIGAKAVAVEQALTAGGSVRPFDADVQSAIAEHAGQLSTRTAEDARVPEVPARLDQAARAWAEQIEELGHTDGGEFTRMPEWYPEDASYDDLGAVLFEQTMLPHRPH
- a CDS encoding AMP-binding protein — translated: MDLEFELARTHLPIAGVYRHAHEMPERTALVAGDTVISYGELLERVQATAARLTAAGVGRGDRVALVAGNAAEFAVVPYAAYLIGAIIVPVNFRLAAGEIAYILDNCEPSVVVADAERAEVTRTALGAPVVGRAGGPAPELIDLLEITAPADESLTAPDPVVCSIDDDQAIMYTSGTTGRPKGAVLTYSNFLATTMRSSASWQYVPGADAVLIASPMFHIAAFNVLTTNIANGATSVITPSTGFDAGHLLDVMAEHHVTRTFMVPAQWQLIVDEQRRNPRQVDLRFYSWGAAPATEALLTAMGETFPEASSQAAFGQTETTACGVSLSHEDSLRKLGSVGLPDRNYSIRVVDPEMNDVPRGEVGEIVYRGPGVMSRFWNNEAATAEAFAGGWFHSGDLVRQDEEGFLYVVDRVKDMIISGGENIYCAELENVIAWHPKVAEVAVVGRADEKWGEVPVAMIVPRSDDDAPTLEEIREFCDGKLARYKLPKDIVVKDAFPRSGTGKIQKTVLRDEV